A genomic segment from Glycine soja cultivar W05 chromosome 20, ASM419377v2, whole genome shotgun sequence encodes:
- the LOC114402224 gene encoding uncharacterized protein LOC114402224: protein MAAGNRQRKSSSGFFSIFNIFSSRKPRGGYSDAPDSWRRVYPSDYDKGNWGVAEPNIDMKAEAFIAKYKKRVSESALYQLEPAAAENA, encoded by the coding sequence ATGGCAGCTGGTAATAGGCAAAGGAAATCTTCTTCGGGTTTCTTCTCTATTTTCAACATCTTCTCATCAAGGAAGCCCAGAGGAGGGTACTCTGATGCCCCTGATTCGTGGCGCAGAGTCTATCCTAGCGATTACGACAAAGGTAACTGGGGTGTTGCTGAGCCCAATATTGACATGAAAGCTGAAGCTTTCATTGCCAAGTACAAGAAACGTGTTTCAGAATCTGCACTCTATCAACTTGAGCCCGCTGCTGCTGAAAATGCATAA